Proteins from one Psilocybe cubensis strain MGC-MH-2018 chromosome 11, whole genome shotgun sequence genomic window:
- a CDS encoding Protein bem46, translating to MSGFFPSLETFAKGTFATVAGLSTLSVGLVYYGQNYLIYPSAFPPGSRTEVARPSDFELPYEDLELKTSDDVTLRCYLLLQKKDVGHAATYMDIPNSVTEDEFIASRPTVIMFHGNGGNMGHRIPLAGIFYRKMRCNVLMMCYRGYGHSDGSPSEKGLRIDAQTALDYLTSNPVLKQTAIVLYGQSIGGAVAIDLASRNPDKICALILENTFTSLPSLVPHALPILGPFSFLCHQKWDSASKIPLIPATTPILMLSGAKDEIVPREHMRALWEAVAKRGEKKKPNGSEYKVGLERAKYMEFENGQHNNTCTQPGYWTAVAEFVASLGDSYREKHRTPPRSGL from the exons ATGTCGGGGTTCTTTCCGTCGCTGGAGACATTTGCAAAG GGCACATTCGCCACGGTAGCTGGATTGTCGACGTTGA GCGTAGGCCTTGTCTATTATGGCCAAAATTATTTGATATACCCTTCAGCATTTCCTCCTGGATCACGTACAG AGGTTGCGCGCCCTTCCGATTTTGAATTGCCTTACGAGGACCTCGAGCTGAAGACCTCAGACGATGTAACACTGCGGTGTTACTTGCTTCTGCAGAAGAAGGATGTAGGCCACGCAGCAACCTATATGGACATACCTAATTCAGTGACCGAGGATGAG TTTATTGCAAGTAGACCGACAGTTATCATGTTCCACGGCAATGGGGGCAACATGGGGCATCGCATACCCCTCGCAGGGATCTTCTACAGGAAGATGCGCTGTAATGTTCTTATGATGTGTTACAGGGGGTACGGACACTCCGACGGGTCGCCATCAGAAAAAG GCTTACGGATAGATGCACAGACAGCACTAGACTACCTCACCTCTAACCCCGTACTCAAGCAGACCGCAATT GTTCTGTACGGCCAATCCATTGGCGGCGCCGTCGCGATTGATCTTGCAAGCCGCAACCCCGACAAAATCTGCGCCCTCATCCTCGAAAACACATTCACTTCCCTGCCAAGCCTCGTTCCACATGCACTACCCATACTCGGGCCCTTCTCTTTCCTGTGCCACCAGAAGTGGGACTCGGCGTCCAAGATTCCTCTAATACCCGCCACGACGCCAATTCTGATGTTGAGTGGGGCAAAGGACGAGATTGTACCTCGGGAGCACATGCGCGCGCTATGGGAGGCTGTAGCGAAGCGCggtgaaaagaagaagccaAATGGAAGCGAATATAAGGTGGGACTGGAGCGGGCGAAGTATATGGAATTCGAGAACGGCCAGCACA ACAATACCTGTACGCAACCTGGGTACTGGACTGCTGTTGCAGAGTTTGTGGCTAGCCTCGGTGATAGTTATCGCGAGAAGCATCGCACGCCTCCTCGATCGGGCCTATAG
- a CDS encoding Ubiquitin-conjugating enzyme E2 35 gives MALPKMKLHPQLRSCDQLTIGCSKETERLVADPAPGISALPHDDNLRYFDVIIEGPGGSPFQNGKFKLELFLPEEYPMAPPKVRFLTKIYHPNIDKLGRICLDILKDKWSPALQIRTVLLSVQALLSAPNPDDPLATDVAKHYKENEADAQRVSQEWTQKYAV, from the exons ATGGCTCTTCCAAAG ATGAAGTTGCATCCTCAACTGCGATCGTGCGACCAACTCACCATCGGCTGTTCAAAGGAAACAGAAAGGCTCGTCGCAGACCCAGCTCCTGGAATCTCTGCCCTCCCACATGACGATAACCTACGGTACTTTGATGTCATAATTGAAGGTCCAGGAGGAAGCCCGTTCCAAA ACGGCAAATTCAAGCTAGAGCTATTTCTACCTGAAGAATACCCAATGGCACCTCCCAAAGTGCGGTTTTTGACCAAGATCTACCACCCCAATATCG ATAAGCTTGGACGGATATGCCTGGATATTCTGAAAG ACAAATGGTCACCCGCCCTCCAAATCCGAACGGTCCTGCTGTCCGTTCAAGCCCTCCTAAGTGCTCCTAATCCCGATGATCCCCTCGCCACCGATGTTGCAAAACACTACAAGGAGAACGAAGCGGACGCTCAGCGAGTGAGCCAGGAGTGGACCCAGAAGTACGCCGTTTAG